The genomic DNA CGGGCCTACCTCGGGTCGCGGCAAGAGTGACGGCCCGGTCGGAGACGCGGTTTGGTCGATTTCATCCAGAACACCGTGGACGGGGTGATGTTCGGCTCGTCCTACGCGTTGCTGGCCATCGGGTTCACCATCGTCTTTGGCGTGATGCGCCGGCTCAACCTCGCCTTCGGCGCCAGCATCATGCTCGGCGCGTACATTGGAACGTGGCTCCATGTGCACTACCAGGTCCACGTGCTGGCGGTCGCCCTGACGACGGTGGCCGGCACCGTCCTGGCGGGCATCTATGTC from Deltaproteobacteria bacterium includes the following:
- a CDS encoding branched-chain amino acid ABC transporter permease — its product is MVDFIQNTVDGVMFGSSYALLAIGFTIVFGVMRRLNLAFGASIMLGAYIGTWLHVHYQVHVLAVALTTVAGTVLAGIYVERLCFHAVRRDAALASMVSSFVIWMQLEEAAIHLLPERTYAFPGLF